The sequence tcatcccctcCTTCGTCCCCTATCTGCACCACCTGAATGTCGTCCATGTCCACCAcaccgtcctcctcctcctcttcctcgctctcctcatcctccctgGTGCTGCTCCCTCGCTCGTCCAGGTCCAGCTGGGCGGCGGCCAGGTGCCGCGGCGCCCGGCCCAGGGCCTCCATCTCGGCCGGGGCCTCGGCGTACGCCTCGGGGCTGTCGCGGCCCTCGCCTTGGCCCTGCGTCTCCTTCTTGCAGTAGGAGTAGCGGTGGTTCATGTGTTGGGAGTAGGAGCCCGAGTGGGAGAAGCGCTTGCCGCACTTGTCACACTGGTAAGGCTTCTCCCCCGAGTGGAGCCGCATGTGTTCGATCaagtggtgtttgtgtttgaaggCCTTGCTGCAGATGCCACACTCGTGAGGCCGTTTCCctgcagaggaagagaaaataaatgcgCATCAACACCTCTGTTTAAAGGAAAATGGAAATGCCGTTgagtaaaaaggcaaaaaacatagatggaaaactaaaaaaaaaaacactccagtgCAATCGCAGTGAATCCTCCCACATTGCAGCGAGTAAGGAGAGGCCCAGAACAGTATCTATCATCAGTGTTTCCAAGGAGAACTTTTcaaaacaatacaacaacatcacaacatttgCGCTTGCAAACCTTCAAGGAAACTTCATCCAGGCAGGGAACAGCTAGTTTCATCTAAGATGAGGTCATTTGGAGTTGAAAAATATGTTTGCAAGCCAGGTATCAgagtaataaagaaaaaaaaactgacacgCCTCTGAGAGCGTTGACCTACACTTGGCCACGGAGTCATCATCTTAGAGCAATCCAAATCACTACCAGAGCTCGCCTCTTGCAACATTTGGGGCGTCACATGGGAAGCTGGCAGTGTAGAGGTGGGGAGTTGGCGGAAAGAAATTCTCAGACCTCTTCTGTGCATGTTGAGTAATACCTGCTGGATTGGAGGTGTCCACCCTTCGTTACACTGTAGCTCAAAATCCCCCCTTCACTCACACTATGACTCATCTTTCCCAAGACCCAACAGCGTGGGATGTTGAGACAAGTTCCGGTTCTGGGTATTTTGTGGTCCATCTGTGACTTCTGGCCGTGTTTGGGTATAGTCCTAGAGAAAacatgagagtgtgtgtttacctgtgtgTTCGTATTTGTGTCTCAGCAGCGAGCTGCTCTTCTGGAAGATCTTGTCGCACAGGTCGCAGGCGTACATGCCGCTGTCcgtcttcttcatcttcttcctcgGAGGGCCCGAGTCGGAGTCGTTCTGCTCCTCTACGGTGGACACGCCCTCTGATCCTGTGTCGTGTTTCTCCTCCTGGAGAATATGAGAAATCCCAGATGTATTGGTTGAAATTCAGAATGCTTGACAATGGAATGGCTCAGGAAAGTACCAGTACTCGTaaacaacgtgtgtgtgtgtgtgtgtgtgtgtgtgtgtgtgtgtgcattgcaGGAAATGATGCCGTGTCATTTCCTACTCCTAGCTCTCTTGAGGCAGTTGTGAAAGTAAAATCACGCTGAATTTTCACATTATGGATGAGCAATCTTTTCCTCGGCCCGAAACATAACCGTACTGTTCACTTACGCTGTATGAGCACACCTACAGATTTCCCCTGTCCCTGGCCTGGTTAAACTCATCTACTGATGCAGTGAAAGTGGATGTGGGTCAATATTAAGGAGACGATATATACAcagagctcttttttttttttttacaaggcaGGTCTATGCCAATCCACTTAACACGAAGGTAtaatacaacaacaataaaTCAATGAGGCAGGCTGAGGTGTGCCGTTTAAACAGATTCCAGCAGATCAATAGTGGCTCTGCAGTAAAGTGCAGCCTCATGTCCTCTGGGTGACAGCCCAGGAAGATCACTCATACACCCAGGGAAAATCTACATCCATCATTACGGGCCCATTAGGTGTCTGCACAATAAAGAACTATTAGGGGCTATCATTTTTACAAAGAGCTGAATTCTGACATTTCTATATATGACTTATTGATTACATTTAGGATGGAGTCACACTATCTATCATGTTCTGGTGGTTTTGAACAATAAGAAGTAATGATCTGGACTGGATGGTATAACTGATCGCTCCAAAAAGAGAAAAGCCAACTTGATTCCAACCCACTTGCTTCTCAAAATGGCTGCCAGATAGGCACAGAAGTCAAATGATTCACAAACAGCGCAGGGAAGAATTCAGAGTCAGACCTGTTTGCTGTGGCGGTCCTGATGTCTTGACTCTAGCAACACTATAGTATAAAGAACAACTTTATTGTCAGACCTGATCCGGGGAATCTAGAGAATGAAGCTAAGAAAAGCTGTGAACGTAGGCAAGTTGTGTtaactttggacagagccagtgCTAAGccaactggctgctggctgtagcttgaTATTTAGCATACAGATATGGGACGCTCTCCAACTCTAGGCAACAAATCATATAAAcatatttcagaaaatgttaaaGTATACTTTAAACAAAGACAGAAGCTAAATACAGTAACGTAATTGAGAGCAAACCTTTACTCCGTTGAGGTGGATGGTTTCCTGCGTCTCCGTCCCCGCCGGGCTGTTGGCTGTAGTGGTATAGGTGTAAGCCAGCTGGGGGATCAGGATAGTCTGTTTGTTGTTAGTGGCTAGTGCCCTTAGGCATTGCATTGTGGTCACAATGTCGAGGGGTTTGGCACTTGGCTGGCTGGCGTACAGTGCGATGGGGCTGGGGCCCATGGCTGAGAGGGCCGATGCCTCTTTCTTTGTGCAAGTTAAGTTTAGAGGTTCATCCGCATTGGTGGAGCCagaggaagagaaggggtgAGCGCAGGCTTTAGCCACCCCTCTCTCCGCTTCCTCTCTGGCAGGCTTTGGCAGCGACAGGTCTAGGGGTCCCTCAGTGCTCAAGGGAGACTGGCCTGGGACGGGACTGCCAGATCTCAGGTTTAGTGGCGATGGAGGGTCCGGCGAGCTGTGAGTGCCGTTGACCTCTGCTGGAGTGGCTTCTGTAGGGCTGTCCTGGGTCATGGAAGGGCTCATATTGACCATGTTCTTCCCTGGGACCAGAGACACCACACTGTTAGCTTCACAGGTGTCCTCTTCCTCAGAGGGAGGTGTTGGGGCACCCAGTGATATCTGACCCTCTTGCATTTTGTCGAACCACTTCTTTACCACATGGGTTGGCAGGCTGACTGAGTCAGAGATCTTAGCCAGCTCGTCCTTGGTGGGCTCTGCATTTAGGGCAAAGTAGGCCTTGAGGAGGGACAACAGGTTCTTGGGCTGGTTACAAAGTCCTCCTTCTGACAGTAAGGCAGCGACAGCAGACTCAGACTCCAGGCCTGCTCCGTTCAGCCGGAGACCATCCTTCTTGCAGTGCTTAAGGGCATGGAGTGCTTCCAGCCCGCCGGGACAGTTATCACACAGGAGACACGTTTTAGTGGTCTTTTCCTCTTTATCTTTAGTCTCATTGGGCCTGGCGCCTCTGGTGGTTAGATCCTCTGGGAGTTTCTGGGACTTGAAGTTGTCAATGGTGGTCTGACCTGGTGATGTGGGCTCAGGCTCTTTCTTTAGGTTATGGGCAGTGAGCTGGCCCTGGTTGGGGTCCAAACTGTagtttataataatttttgcATTTCCATCCTGACCCACAATAGGCAGACTGATGGCTGAGATGAGCTGCTGCTGTCCAGGATGGAGCATTCCAGTGGTTAACCCCGAGTTCACCTGCCCCTGacctttggcattgttttccagCACCTGGCGAATTATGTTACCGTCCACCGCcactttcagagcattctgcAGGTCTGCCAGATTGATGCTGATGGGTGACACCAACCCCACAGTGGGCAAGACCATGGCCTGCACTGTGCCCTgtagaggagctgcagcacctCCACTGAAAACCCCCCCGTTCATGGCTGCCATAGACGGGGATGTCATCACCGTTGGCTTGTACTCGTAGTCCACAGGCTCGGTCTTGATCTGATTGAGTGGCAGCTGCTCCTGCAGGGGCTTGCTGTGCTCCAGCTTCTCCCTAATCTGGGTGCGGAGGACTGAGGGGGGCGTGGGGGACACTGGCGATTGACCCTGGGCCTGGGTTTTGGCGTTCCCCTGGCGCGGTCTGCCGTTAAATGAGATGATGCCGATGCACTTCTTACTGCTGATGTGGGAGCTGTAGGAGCCTGAGTGGGAGAAGCGCTTCTTGCAGTTGGAGCACTCGTAGGGTTTCTCTCCTGAATAAAACCACAATGTGTATAACAGAGAGGGAAAGATAGAGGGCGGggggaagaaagagaaacagatttCCATTAGTGAATGAAGCTAAATGAGCAAACCCAGCTATGAGCAGTGCGGTAGGAAAAAGCTCTAATGCATTTCAATGATGCTTAAACGTTGAGGTAATGGCACCATTGGGAATTGCCCTTCTCTAATTGCTGTCCCATAATGCCAAAAGAAACACAATTATGGCACGTTAAGGAAGAGCACACAATGGGTCAAAAAACAGTGAAGGATATCTAAATGCAGGGAACTGgctaaacataaatatatattatataataatataatattggtTCAATGGACACTGAAACATCTGAGGCCAACAGAGAATCATAGCAAAAACGTTTACAGTAGaccttctcacacacacacacacacacacacacacacacacacacacacacacacacacacacacacacacttaaatgcT is a genomic window of Etheostoma spectabile isolate EspeVRDwgs_2016 chromosome 22, UIUC_Espe_1.0, whole genome shotgun sequence containing:
- the zeb1b gene encoding zinc finger E-box-binding homeobox 1b isoform X3 yields the protein MTNYNKVVEAGSDSDDEDKLHIVEEEGSLADCDSTLPDDEHPRERCWDGVKEDCVSDAEDDVSTDALVEEMLQQGDTAVIYPEAPEDEPRQGTPDASVHDENGTPDSFSQLLTCPYCARGYKRYSSLKEHIKYRHEKTEESFNCPECSYSFAYRAQLERHMTVHKSGRDQRHITQSGGNRKFKCTECGKAFKYKHHLKEHLRIHSGEKPYECSNCKKRFSHSGSYSSHISSKKCIGIISFNGRPRQGNAKTQAQGQSPVSPTPPSVLRTQIREKLEHSKPLQEQLPLNQIKTEPVDYEYKPTVMTSPSMAAMNGGVFSGGAAAPLQGTVQAMVLPTVGLVSPISINLADLQNALKVAVDGNIIRQVLENNAKGQGQVNSGLTTGMLHPGQQQLISAISLPIVGQDGNAKIIINYSLDPNQGQLTAHNLKKEPEPTSPGQTTIDNFKSQKLPEDLTTRGARPNETKDKEEKTTKTCLLCDNCPGGLEALHALKHCKKDGLRLNGAGLESESAVAALLSEGGLCNQPKNLLSLLKAYFALNAEPTKDELAKISDSVSLPTHVVKKWFDKMQEGQISLGAPTPPSEEEDTCEANSVVSLVPGKNMVNMSPSMTQDSPTEATPAEVNGTHSSPDPPSPLNLRSGSPVPGQSPLSTEGPLDLSLPKPAREEAERGVAKACAHPFSSSGSTNADEPLNLTCTKKEASALSAMGPSPIALYASQPSAKPLDIVTTMQCLRALATNNKQTILIPQLAYTYTTTANSPAGTETQETIHLNGVKEEKHDTGSEGVSTVEEQNDSDSGPPRKKMKKTDSGMYACDLCDKIFQKSSSLLRHKYEHTGKRPHECGICSKAFKHKHHLIEHMRLHSGEKPYQCDKCGKRFSHSGSYSQHMNHRYSYCKKETQGQGEGRDSPEAYAEAPAEMEALGRAPRHLAAAQLDLDERGSSTREDEESEEEEEEDGVVDMDDIQVVQIGDEGGDEEEEEEEEEEERNGKEIERVLVELGEEEKTEVDVEEKEEEADTRQEELLGSIREEEEVQMDTEEGRMEEGEVTEESGGETHENTVSEEQNLTPQEKGDTD
- the zeb1b gene encoding zinc finger E-box-binding homeobox 1b isoform X1; translation: MADGPRCKRRKQANPRRNNVTNYNKVVEAGSDSDDEDKLHIVEEEGSLADCDSTLPDDEHPRERCWDGVKEDCVSDAEDDVSTDALVEEMLQQGDTAVIYPEAPEDEPRQGTPDASVHDENGTPDSFSQLLTCPYCARGYKRYSSLKEHIKYRHEKTEESFNCPECSYSFAYRAQLERHMTVHKSGRDQRHITQSGGNRKFKCTECGKAFKYKHHLKEHLRIHSGEKPYECSNCKKRFSHSGSYSSHISSKKCIGIISFNGRPRQGNAKTQAQGQSPVSPTPPSVLRTQIREKLEHSKPLQEQLPLNQIKTEPVDYEYKPTVMTSPSMAAMNGGVFSGGAAAPLQGTVQAMVLPTVGLVSPISINLADLQNALKVAVDGNIIRQVLENNAKGQGQVNSGLTTGMLHPGQQQLISAISLPIVGQDGNAKIIINYSLDPNQGQLTAHNLKKEPEPTSPGQTTIDNFKSQKLPEDLTTRGARPNETKDKEEKTTKTCLLCDNCPGGLEALHALKHCKKDGLRLNGAGLESESAVAALLSEGGLCNQPKNLLSLLKAYFALNAEPTKDELAKISDSVSLPTHVVKKWFDKMQEGQISLGAPTPPSEEEDTCEANSVVSLVPGKNMVNMSPSMTQDSPTEATPAEVNGTHSSPDPPSPLNLRSGSPVPGQSPLSTEGPLDLSLPKPAREEAERGVAKACAHPFSSSGSTNADEPLNLTCTKKEASALSAMGPSPIALYASQPSAKPLDIVTTMQCLRALATNNKQTILIPQLAYTYTTTANSPAGTETQETIHLNGVKEEKHDTGSEGVSTVEEQNDSDSGPPRKKMKKTDSGMYACDLCDKIFQKSSSLLRHKYEHTGKRPHECGICSKAFKHKHHLIEHMRLHSGEKPYQCDKCGKRFSHSGSYSQHMNHRYSYCKKETQGQGEGRDSPEAYAEAPAEMEALGRAPRHLAAAQLDLDERGSSTREDEESEEEEEEDGVVDMDDIQVVQIGDEGGDEEEEEEEEEEERNGKEIERVLVELGEEEKTEVDVEEKEEEADTRQEELLGSIREEEEVQMDTEEGRMEEGEVTEESGGETHENTVSEEQNLTPQEKGDTD
- the zeb1b gene encoding zinc finger E-box-binding homeobox 1b isoform X2 — translated: MTKLTNYNKVVEAGSDSDDEDKLHIVEEEGSLADCDSTLPDDEHPRERCWDGVKEDCVSDAEDDVSTDALVEEMLQQGDTAVIYPEAPEDEPRQGTPDASVHDENGTPDSFSQLLTCPYCARGYKRYSSLKEHIKYRHEKTEESFNCPECSYSFAYRAQLERHMTVHKSGRDQRHITQSGGNRKFKCTECGKAFKYKHHLKEHLRIHSGEKPYECSNCKKRFSHSGSYSSHISSKKCIGIISFNGRPRQGNAKTQAQGQSPVSPTPPSVLRTQIREKLEHSKPLQEQLPLNQIKTEPVDYEYKPTVMTSPSMAAMNGGVFSGGAAAPLQGTVQAMVLPTVGLVSPISINLADLQNALKVAVDGNIIRQVLENNAKGQGQVNSGLTTGMLHPGQQQLISAISLPIVGQDGNAKIIINYSLDPNQGQLTAHNLKKEPEPTSPGQTTIDNFKSQKLPEDLTTRGARPNETKDKEEKTTKTCLLCDNCPGGLEALHALKHCKKDGLRLNGAGLESESAVAALLSEGGLCNQPKNLLSLLKAYFALNAEPTKDELAKISDSVSLPTHVVKKWFDKMQEGQISLGAPTPPSEEEDTCEANSVVSLVPGKNMVNMSPSMTQDSPTEATPAEVNGTHSSPDPPSPLNLRSGSPVPGQSPLSTEGPLDLSLPKPAREEAERGVAKACAHPFSSSGSTNADEPLNLTCTKKEASALSAMGPSPIALYASQPSAKPLDIVTTMQCLRALATNNKQTILIPQLAYTYTTTANSPAGTETQETIHLNGVKEEKHDTGSEGVSTVEEQNDSDSGPPRKKMKKTDSGMYACDLCDKIFQKSSSLLRHKYEHTGKRPHECGICSKAFKHKHHLIEHMRLHSGEKPYQCDKCGKRFSHSGSYSQHMNHRYSYCKKETQGQGEGRDSPEAYAEAPAEMEALGRAPRHLAAAQLDLDERGSSTREDEESEEEEEEDGVVDMDDIQVVQIGDEGGDEEEEEEEEEEERNGKEIERVLVELGEEEKTEVDVEEKEEEADTRQEELLGSIREEEEVQMDTEEGRMEEGEVTEESGGETHENTVSEEQNLTPQEKGDTD